TCCTCTTTACACATGAGGAAATCATCGTCAAACGTTTTATTTTCAGTGATTCTAGTATCGACGACATCACCGCTATACGTTTCAGTAGCTGTTAACGAATCTGTAATGAacgtagaataaaaaaaaaaaaggaaaaaaaataaaatcaattaaatgtctctttttttacgcaaaaaaacaccaaaatagcGTATCCAAAATATAGGCAACTACCAAAGCGCAATTTCTACTCGTTgtttctactgttttttttttcatcaatataaaatttcaaacaaacagGGAAATACTAACAAAATACACAATTTACTACGCGCGAAGAAGAATTTCAGAATATCGTGAATAATCGAATACTTGTCGGTATTACGAATCCCGGTTCGGTTCGAGAGGGGAGTTAATGTCTGAATAGGTGCAAGAAAAGCGACCATTTCTGCTTCGATCATCAACACATCGAACCGCTTACCTGGATACTCTGAATTCTTCTGTCCGTCAGAATAAAATGCGAAATTACCAAGCTGCATCATGGCCTCAGCGGCGGCCACTTGTGTCTGATTGTAATCGATGGCTGTTAAGTCGTCATATTCGCCTTTCACTTCTTCCATCATGTCATCGTCAGCTTCATCGTCTTCACTCGAACAGTGCAAGTCTGCAGATAAACGCGAATATTTTAGTAAGAATTGAATTTCTCGATAAAATTACACCCAATACAACGAAGTATTCGAATAAAAACTACCTTCGGCTAATATTTGTTTGGTTTCAGCTTTGACGAATTCTTTCGAATCGATTTCCATTTCCGAAGAATCCATTAATTCTGTCTTCATTCCTACATAGGTCGGCGAACTGCTCAAACTCTGCAAAAAATATACAACGTTTGTCGTGTTAGTAAATTGTCGTTgcgacgttgaaaaaattattcgataaaaTATTGGCACCTCTTGCGTTTGATCCTCGTCTCCAGCATACCACGAAGATGACAACGAATCGATTTCAGCCTTCTCTTGTACTTTCTTAATTTGTTGTTCGAGAGTAGTCAAATGTGCTTGAGCATCGTACTAAacataaaaattagaaaataaatctttgatttctgatttgaaaaactatgtATAATTCGATCTCTTTACCTCTTCCAAAGATGTTTGAGCTGCTTTCCAAACAACTTCAGCTCGTTCCGTGAATGACGAATCACGACCATTATACACGAAACAATTATTAAATATAAGCTCGATATCGGCTAAAAATTCGTATCTCGAGTGATATTTGTGagctaaaggaaaaaaataattgaaaaattacattcgaTTTGTAAACCACGATGATACCccagaaatttaaattctgtACCTTTGACTTTTTTACTAATCGTTTCCAAATCCATCGGGCGTTTAACAATATCGTAATAATCTACAACTTGTTTCTTATCTACTGGTTTAATGAAAGGCCAAGATTCGGACATTTTCTTCAACTTATTGAGGATGGTCTCAAGAATGAACGATAAGCGTACTTGATGATCGTCATTCAGCAGAGGATTGATTTCTTTCTCCAGTTTCATCATTTTATCTTCTTTCTCCTTTAGTCGCTCGACACATACGTCTAACATACGTTTAGCAGCTAACGTCAAAGAACTCATAGCACctaagagagagagaaaaaaacatgaaacgttaacaaatgaaaataaaaagaatttgTATGTATCCGAAGCGAAGATTCTAAACAATCAAACTCTTtcgtttgaattaaattttcttttcgaaaatgGCATCAATTAATATACATACCATTATACAACGTAGAATTCTGCACGATTTGATTTAAATCTGATATAAAATCTTCTCTGGTCGCGTATCTCTTCTGTCTAATATTTTCTCTCATCGTTTGCAAATCCATCGGTCTATCGACTATATTATGGTAATCCGGTACATTTTTAACATTAACAGGGAACAGAAAAGGTTGAACATCGGGTAGATTTCGAATTTCGTTTAGAATAGCTTCGAAATACGTAGAAAGTACGACGAGTGGATCGGTTCGACGACGATTAGCAGGTTTCTggtgttttttcaaatagtCGCAGTGTAGCTCGTTGGTATTTTTGCGACGTTTTCGGGTCAATGCGTCTTTGGGTACTTTCAAGAGTAGAGATCTTCGTTTAATGTCTTCGTGATGCTGCGTAGAAAACAATCAAGTCCGATAAAATAATCTCTAGGGTGTAGTTGATCGATACGTTTGgaagtgatgaattttgtaCAAACCTTGATTAATTTACCGCTGATGGTGAGTTTGGTTCCGTCAACGTTGACCAAGTCTTCGACTTCGTTGTTCATTTGTTTCTGTATTTCGTTCTCTTGTTCTTGCGTTAGAGCTACGTTGACCGGAGGCGGAGGTGCGTTTAATTGGTATTGAGGGCATGCTCGATTGGTTCTCATATGACCGGTCTATAATATTTGCAACattaggtgattttttttcttcacattttaGTATGTGATGTTATTAGTTGACTTACAGCACCGCAAGCTCCACATTTCACTTTCAAATCAGGCTTAATTTTGGTGGGACGGCGTCTCTGAATAGGCACAGCACTGGCAGCTACTTCGTCGTGCATTTGATGCGAATGTTTAGACGAATCGTGCAGACGTTTAACGGTCTGCAAGCCGGTTGGGATTTTACGTAATGGTGAAGTATTATGCATACCTCCCAAACCTACAAAATGAGCACATTCATTATTAATTGTGCCACGTTTAAACCTCAAAATACGAATCAATACTTgcctgatttttctttttcttggtTACGTTTAATACGCCGTAGCTGTTCTTGAATCCTTCTCTTTTCACGTTTCATTTCTTCTTTCTGAGCGTCATCGAGAACGGCGAACTGTTTAATGAATCCTTCATCTTTAGTGGTTCGGATCTTCACATAGGCATCTATTACTGCTTGCTTGCGAACCACTTCCATCCTTGTGTACTCTTTACCTTCGGCGTCTCTAAAGGTGCGGTAGATTTTCAGCACACGTCCTGAAAATTAACACCAATTAGAACCTTGAATACATTAAAAGTATTTCAattaattcgtgaaaattgaatatcGCATACCAGTTTGATTATTAGAATAATTATTAACAAAATCTTcctcttctttctttttatctTTGCTGGATTTTTTGTCATCACTGCCGTACAACATTTTACGTAATTCTTGTCTTTCTTGTTCTTCTCGTTCTAACGTCAActgaatttcgaagaaaaaaaaaccatcagaTGAGTATTTGTGGCAGAATCAAATGTGTTGATTAGAGTGGAGTAAATATGTATGTCCGGAATTACCTGCATGCTGGTCTTCTTATTGGCcaacatattttcaatatttttacccATTTCTTCGATATCAGAGCCATCTTCTTCATCGGAACTTTCCCCTTCGTCTGTTGAAAGTACTTCGCATGATGAAAGCACTCTATTTTGAAGATCGAAAATACGTTGACATTCTTCtttatacctaaaaaaaaatacaataatttgtaattaaaatCTTCTTAGATATTTTCAATCATCCAGTAGAACTGTTATTTTCACCTCTCTTGATGTTCAGCGATAGAAAATCGGTTACCACGAGAAAATTTAGTCATTCCTTCTTCGCCAGCTTTGGCTTTTTCTGTTGATAACGTACGAACAACATCGATAACTTCCCatcgactcaattttttgatctgaaatttcaaaaatgttctttttcagtaaattttatcGTTAGAGGTGTGACAACTTCCGGTAAAAATTCCTCCATCTTGAaccgttcaaaaattactcCACCCAGTAAGACTTTCGGATCAGATCGTACAAACCTCTTCTTCAGGAACTccgaattttctcaataaagCTTTGGCATTATTTAGAGATAATCTTCTCAAATCAGCATCCGTACCAGTAACCATCCTTTTAGGCTGCGTTTCTTGTTCTTCTTTactttgctgaaaaatttcaaaaatgaataatcaaTGAGCTGAACTCTTCGCTCcgttattgatgaaaaaaggtACGAAATACCTAAATACTTACTCTGGTCATTGGTTTATTAGGCATTCGTACGTAAGAGAATCCTTCGCCGCAACCAGTCGGATCTGCAGGGCCGGTAAGTTGAAGCAGACATTTACCTTTCATGGCCTGAATATAAGCTCTAGTAGTATTCCACGGAGCCACTTTGATTTCATCGTCCATTTTCAGCTGCAagtcttcgtcgtcgtcatcggGAGCGAAAAAGAATTTTTCCCCATAGCCGGCAtcctttttcaaattaatttcattttgagaatatttttcaacagaaagaTTATCTATATAATCTCGATCGCCGATTCATACTTTTAATCTTTGTTCTGCAGCAATCATACTGAAATAAGCGCAGCATTGTTCCGGAGAAACCATAGCTCTTATTTCTTCTTCAGGAGGTAATCTAAAATCTGGCTTTATTACCCACCAATTAGAATCACTGcctgaaaacatgaaaaataaaggaTCATAAACCAAAAACGACCAATAATAGTtccttttttgggaattttttttaccagttcTTTTGAAATCGGCGCACAATTTCAACCTTTTCCGGATACTACTTTCAGAATGAGATGGAAATGCTTTTTTAATATCATCCATTCTGATTCGTTTCGGCGTATCTTTACTCCGCCAAAATAATCTATAGATGAATACCTGAAAATGGCATTCGTATCAATCAATATTCCCCATacgtgattcattttttaaatatatattttcGATTACTCACTTGAAGAAAATCTCTGACAAAATTATTAGCTCTTTTGGAATTTGGACCAGGAACTTCGTACAGCGGACATAACTGACCGACAGTAAATAATGCGTCGAATTCTCGAATGAAATATTGATGCCTGAACAAAAGCACGATTCATTATAGATGCTGCTGTTTTTCAAACATAAGATAATGAGGCAATACCTTGTTCTGATCACTAAGAAATCGGTCTCTTGTAATTTATGCTCGTAAATTGGTGCTCTATACATGTTATTTTCGACAACTTGCATCGATTTACCAGGAGGTAAAACTCCCAGAAATGGAGACGTATGTGCATAAGCGACTTCACCATATCGGAAATGCGTTGGACCTTCGTCTTTGCTCGCTTTccgtttataataatttttaatttttgaacacattcCAACCTAAAAATAACTCATCGTAAAATTCGTACACTTTCCAATCATTGCAAAGTATTCTGTCGAAAAATTGTACTTGATTAATTAGGGGAGGATGTTCTTCGCAAAACTCGACCAATATCAGTTCACCATCTCGGCCAGTTAAATCTTCGGGTGTTCTCATAAAGAACATGTCTCCTCCACCGGAAGCTATACGTTCTTGTTCTCTTTGCTACGAAGAAAATCAACGATTAAAAATACTGTTACGATTAGACTACATATTTAAACATGTAAGCTACGAACTTTGGCTTTCTTTTTGATGTATTTCATCAGAGGAGTGATACCGTGAGGTCCTGGATGTGCCAGAGCTCCATTAGAAAAGCGTTTTATCTGCGGCCGGTGGAAATTCCTCAATCGCATAGGACCCATTTGAGTTTGCACGAATGGTGCTCGTAATTCGACGACCGGAGTCGAGTGCTGAATTAGATTTCCTCCACCTACTTTCAATTTCAGCGATGTTTCCGAAGATCTTGGTAAATAGTAACTGAAAGAAAACGATcaatattaataaaatgaacATCGAATATTAATTTCGAGAGTCAGTTTCAAAGTACCTGTCGTTAGATACGTTGAAAGGATCGTGATCCGGCGACTTGGAAGGAGGCGGGGGTGTATCTTCTTCTAATACATTAATTACTCCAGCTTTACCCAGTAAAAGTTTAGATTTCTTTACATGAGGATGAGGTATTTTCACTTTAACCGGAGTAACATTATCAGCTCTTTGTTTTTGAGGATCTACGTCGTCTGGGATGCCTAAAATTATATTCTCATCGTTCGGATCCAGCGTTAAAATTTTAGGTTTGGGAACCTGCGAAACACATTCCGGATCCCAGATAACTTCATCTTCCCACGTTCCGTAAACAAGTTCTTCGTTCTCCACAGGAAATATGGAATACCAAGTGTCGTCGGAGTTATCATCCATACCTTGTTTACCGGACCTGCAGCGGAAAAAACGaacatataaattttcaacttcattcaacatgaaaaattaaggaaatgtaCGGACATTTTATTATTAGATTTGTTAGGAGGGTTCATTTGACCAGAACCAAGCCTAACCGAGCCACCAAGAGTAGGAAGAATTCCTTTGCCTGGTTGACTGAACGTTTGAGCTGTTCTATTACTGCTACTCGGTAACCAACCGGCAGCATTTGTTTTGcagttcaaattttgcattacctaaaattattaaagaaatgaaatcaaaaccgTATCAGGTATTGAATGAATTAATCATCGAAGAATCGTACTTTTTGTTTGGTTTCTTCGCTATCATCCCAGATAATATCTTCTTCCCAAGCTGTCTGGGCCACCATAAGAAACGATTCGTCGGGGATATCGTTACTTTGATTACTCACTCCATTGATTTCTTTCAAAGTGTTATTATTATTCTGAAAAGCGAATCAAtactttaaaatgttgaaagaaaattcaataaataattcGTCAACCCGTCGTACTTCTTTCGTTTTAAATCCGTAATCGAAACCATCGCCAGTTTCAGGAACATCCAACATATCGTACCACAGCTGAGCAGGACCAAAACGCCAATCGGCTACTTTAGGCCCAGAATCCATACTATCGTTATTTTCTTTCTCCTTTTGCTGTTCTCTGTCTTCCATCGGTTTCAGGAATTTAgccttaaaaaatgaataatattcgAATAGTAACACAATCAAATCAATGATATTTTCAATAAGAAACCGGTTTAGCCTACTTCATCATCGGACAAAATCCTAGAAGGAGATGTCGGCGGAGTAGCGTAGTTCAAACTCCAACCAATTTTCTTCGATGATTCTTCCATCGATGTTGGATCATCGAATTTATTACGTTTTCTGCGTTTTTTAACACTACGCCAAATTTTGGGCAGCACCGATGATTTACCTGGACCAAATAATCTTGAAAAACGCAAAACCTAAAGAAAATTATATCATTATAATAATGAGGAATATTTCGTATAGGACCAAACAGCCACCAATTTCTGCTTACTTTGCTGACACGAAAATCTGGGAAAAACTCTCGTACGTCAACATTGGCGTATTTCTCAGGTAACATCGCTGCCAAAGGTGTTTCTAATTTACGTTTACGTGAATCTTCGCTGCCATGGGCAGACGGTTTTGAAACTGGTACCAAAGGGGGTGGCATGTTTTCTGAGTCGATAATAATCTTGAGACCAGCTTTGCTATCACTTTCAGCGACTTCATCGGCCAACTCGCTTATTTCAGAGTAATCAACGGCCGAAGGTGATTTCGGCAGAAATAAAGGATCTTTGGTTTCTTCTTCATAGTTTTCATCTGCAGTAGTATCGTTATTGGCGATATCATTCGCATCAAAAACTTCATTTAGTAGAGGTTTCAGTCCTAATTTTCCCAACGAATTCAGGTGTTTCTTGCAATCTTCGTCCAGTATATCGTCGTCCAGTTGCCCGGTATCGTCGATGTTACCGAACAGAAGAGATGTGAAATTGAACATTGTATCATCTTCATCCGCCATTTTCACAGCGTTTGGTCGAGATCTCGAATAAATATGATAAATACGTTACTGTCAAATAATTGACTGCATCGTTCGTATCGCACAAAAGCAATGTTTATTACATCACGCTCAGAAATCAATTGGAAAAGCGAACTGAAAAGAAGTAACACGAATATTTGATATCATCATCCTTTCCAGCGACGTTCCACTTTGATGAacgaaattgttttgaaaattgaaataaacacgCACACACATACACCATTGACCATTCACATGCATAAGAATGACACAGAACACGAGCGTAAAAATTCTCTGCAATATTTTCTCAGTTGGAGCACTTTCCTACTtcgttatattttcattttcaattttttccacgaaaaaagCTAGAAAGTAAAATGTAATAGTTTTATTACATAGTTATTAACTAATCGGTAATCGGTAACACAAATGAATTATATTTTATCCGAATAgtttttttctaccaaaaaataaataataatggaAATTTAGAAAACCAAAAACAGTGTTTCCTACAGCAAAACATAAAAGTagtttcagatttcaaaatatttgtttttttttttacttttttaaattcggaaaattgtagttcatttttcaattcaaagaaatcaaaaaaacggTAGATAATAGATTACCTATGTCTAGtctcatatgaaaaaaaatcagtggagttttatttattcatgtttgtaaaaaatcacAGATCTATGACTCGCGGTAGCCTGTAGGCCATAATAGATTTCTTTTCTACAGGTGTTCCCGGATAAGATTCACGCTGTCCAATTCATACACGTTTTCTCCGGTCTTACTTCTTTCCGTGTGCTCATGATTCTTATTTTGAGAAGAACGGGCACCGATTAAACATTCATACAATTCGTGTATAAACTCTCGATAACATTTCGAGctcatattttttccaaataaatccCATAGAAAAACATCCCCGATCTGtgaagcaaaaacaaaaatgaatcattaatCACGTATTTCAATCATATTCGAACCGcagaaaaattccataaaaatttgaCTCACTTGAGTTTTCTGAACGAGTCTATcgattgaagaattttcatcgAACATGACATAATGTTTTTCCAATTCTCGTTTACGGATTGTTGGTGATATTAAAACTGCAATATTGTGAACGATGGGTAAAATCGAAACGCACGCTAGAAGTATTAACCAGAACCTGTAGACCATTCCAGAAGTGCATACGTTACTCAAATTGCAAATATTCCAATACAAAATGCATCATTTTTACTCATAAACTtaccataaaaataaataaattttctcattaaGTACATTGAAACCTAAGACACATACGAGACTGTGTTTTTGAACAACACCACTGTCGCCATATTTTCTGTAATCACAGTTGGCCAGTCGCGGAAAAACCTTGAGATTTGGATCTTCTCTAAGACCATAATTTATGAATTCTCCGCTGAGAAATGAATTGATCCAAAATATGTTTAAAATCTAGAAATGGAAacaccaaatttttagaaaggcAATATCCAAATACTACGAGCATTTTACATCTGtgtaaaaatatatatgtaagtaagtagataACTAATTTCAGGTATGGCTACTCACTACGTTGATAAAGTTGAGAATTTCGCATAAATAGTATATCCATGCAAATGTATTATGAGTATGAAGGGAATCTGCAGCATATTTCGCCAAACACTTGAACCTTTCTTTACGTGCGCTCTGGCTTTCTACCACCGGACCTTTCAGATCTTCCATTAAATGGTCCAGTTTCTTGCCTTCGCAATATTTCCAAATCCATCGAGTCAAGTAAAATAAGATTAcctggaaaacaaattttatggaagaaattctacaaaaaattatcaactaggtacctataccctAATAGTAAAACATTCTACCTAATCTAtcagtttggaaaattttgtagaGAAAGTAAGATCGTCTTGAAATCGGAAAAGAAAATACacagtacatacgagtatgtcattttgctctttttacctaggtactcgtatttgcttatttatttatttttttttattattagaaTTTATGATACGGGAACCTTTTATTTTAGTATCCTGTGTTGAActcatcttttaaaaaatgtatccgAAGATAACTACGATCTACCCCATCCTGAAAacgttttctttctttctcagCAGTGAGAGGGGGgaatttgtaaattgaaaaaataatttaagtatgaaaaaaggttcagaaattattttcttgatgaaCATTATTAGGATGAAATACATATCACAATCACATATCAAGCATTTcagtcattattttttcaaattgtacagTACCTTAGGATATTTAGTCTATAATAGATGGAGGTACTACCTGCAGAAACAGCATTTTTGGAACCCATCTATaagcaaaaattgacgaatccTCTGGCTCTTCATCAAATACACTGAGCGTACTTGGGTTATACCTGTTTTTAACCCCTGAGTAGCAAAAAATATTCGCCACTTGTATTTCGTCTTTTTCTAATATGGAACTACCTGTACAAGTAATCGCGTGGCctgaaatttgacaatttttagcacaatGTGAATGTGAATCTTCTGCCTTTCATGATGAAACCAACATAATAATATATGTATAACTGTATCAAACCATTCAAACCTATCAATGTTTGTAGATTTCTAACCGGCTTGTTTATGTCTAGGAAAGTCCATATTACTTAGATACAGGTAGAGGCAGGTAATGTGTACTTACCAAATGTTGTACATGCAGTAACCAATGCCcaacatatgaaaaaaattaaagttgtaACTCGATAGTGCAGTTGAAATATCTTATTATCGATGATCGCTTTTCCTCGCACATTTCGTACTTTTATTAGTGGCTCGAAATTTCCCGATATTTCTGACACAGGCATTTTCACTACGAGCACTGACACAAAcgacgaaatatttttttcaattacagtATTACTTAGCTAACAAAGAAATCCACCTACGATACAGATAAAACTATTTTATCGATAGAACCAGTAGACGCAATTCCCTATTCGTTCTCGTCTCGCTCAATTTTCTGTTTGActtgcaattttgaattcataaaACCATCATGCTACAAGAGCTCACTGTCATCATTACAACAAATTACGTCATCAATTAATAAAACCAGCATCATAGATGAACGAAAATACATTCACGAGTCACATAAACGTACGAATCTCTGAATCCGAAGTTATTATAAAAGTTCAAACGaacgctcaatttttttgagatgagtaGACAATGcacaaaaaaaggtaaaaaaccaaaaatcaaacattttacAAGACCACGTGAGATGCGATAAGGTCAGATTTTCAACACGATCATAAGTAGAAGTACATAAGTAATATTGTTATGATTTTTATCCATAACTATGCACTACAGCCACGCGgtaataaatttattcagttgggATTTCCAAGGCTACCTATTTCGAAGGATTTCCCCATGATAACTTGTATTTTGCCTAGAAATCGAAGCTGTATCACCCACAAACGTATATGACGATGAAGTTGCCTACTCAAGGGAATACTAGGtttattctgattttaaaaacatactACATACGTTACATGAGGAGCAAACTTCTTCGTGTTTATTTCGATTTCTATTGATCATTGTCAAAACGAAGTCCAATAAAGTGGgtaaaaaatccattcaaaattggaattttgaaaatatttgaattttctaataaaaaatgtaacagacgagtttgaaatttctgaCTCCTGCGATGAGAGAATTTCTTACAATACCTAAATCCAAAATCTTAAACTACttatttcaccattttcacactattaaaaaaacaaaaacacttgTCGGTACCTATAAAACATACTGTACCTTGTACAGGAAATAGAAAATGATCTAAAAAGTCCTAGTTTTATTTCACAAATACGTATGTACCTGTACGTATTATGATGACCTATGGGTAAGAACCTATAATAGaggattttttggtatttcaatTGCCTTCTTTATCGTATACGCACCTACATAATAAAATTCAGGTACTTCGGTTTATGttataagtatagtaagaaaaGGAAGAATGAATCTTATATGATGTAATTAATTCGGTGCTCGGTAAATGGTCACATTCTTAAAATTATGGAATAATAAACATTTCCTCATGCATATTCACACTATCTATGTATGCACAATATTATAAAAAAGGGTCCAGAATAGCAATACGCCAGTTTGATATATGATaatgaagtttaaaaatttcacaaatgtGTTGAAATTAATTGCACACGCTATTCGACTTCGTTTATTTCCTCTGATGAGTATTGTAATAAAATGTACTGTGTggtgttattttttcttcttctctgtCTCACATCGGTATACATATAAGTTTACATGGATTATGTAAATATTCTGACGTGTATTAAGCAATATACAAGTACATACGATTTACTTAGGTGGGTATATGGTAGCATTAAATTTTTAAGTTATATTTTATTAGAATTACCTACCCTATACTAATATGAACATCATTATCTATTTACATATTATTGGTATTGCATATATAGGTAGTGCTATCAAAATCTGCACATTTTTTAGATCTGTTATCAATTTATATACATAacattacctatttattatatTCGAGAGAAAATTCACCTATATTTATATTACCTATTCGTTTAATTAAACTGATTCCCAGTAAGAGTAATTTGGACTCGCTTATCTAATAATAACTTCCCGATTCT
This region of Planococcus citri chromosome 5, ihPlaCitr1.1, whole genome shotgun sequence genomic DNA includes:
- the Taf1 gene encoding transcription initiation factor TFIID subunit 1 isoform X3, producing the protein MADEDDTMFNFTSLLFGNIDDTGQLDDDILDEDCKKHLNSLGKLGLKPLLNEVFDANDIANNDTTADENYEEETKDPLFLPKSPSAVDYSEISELADEVAESDSKAGLKIIIDSENMPPPLVPVSKPSAHGSEDSRKRKLETPLAAMLPEKYANVDVREFFPDFRVSKVLRFSRLFGPGKSSVLPKIWRSVKKRRKRNKFDDPTSMEESSKKIGWSLNYATPPTSPSRILSDDEAKFLKPMEDREQQKEKENNDSMDSGPKVADWRFGPAQLWYDMLDVPETGDGFDYGFKTKENNNNTLKEINGVSNQSNDIPDESFLMVAQTAWEEDIIWDDSEETKQKVMQNLNCKTNAAGWLPSSSNRTAQTFSQPGKGILPTLGGSVRLGSGQMNPPNKSNNKMSGKQGMDDNSDDTWYSIFPVENEELVYGTWEDEVIWDPECVSQVPKPKILTLDPNDENIILGIPDDVDPQKQRADNVTPVKVKIPHPHVKKSKLLLGKAGVINVLEEDTPPPPSKSPDHDPFNVSNDSYYLPRSSETSLKLKVGGGNLIQHSTPVVELRAPFVQTQMGPMRLRNFHRPQIKRFSNGALAHPGPHGITPLMKYIKKKAKQREQERIASGGGDMFFMRTPEDLTGRDGELILVEFCEEHPPLINQVGMCSKIKNYYKRKASKDEGPTHFRYGEVAYAHTSPFLGVLPPGKSMQVVENNMYRAPIYEHKLQETDFLVIRTRHQYFIREFDALFTVGQLCPLYEVPGPNSKRANNFVRDFLQVFIYRLFWRSKDTPKRIRMDDIKKAFPSHSESSIRKRLKLCADFKRTGSDSNWWVIKPDFRLPPEEEIRAMVSPEQCCAYFSMIAAEQRLKDAGYGEKFFFAPDDDDEDLQLKMDDEIKVAPWNTTRAYIQAMKGKCLLQLTGPADPTGCGEGFSYVRMPNKPMTRQSKEEQETQPKRMVTGTDADLRRLSLNNAKALLRKFGVPEEEIKKLSRWEVIDVVRTLSTEKAKAGEEGMTKFSRGNRFSIAEHQERYKEECQRIFDLQNRVLSSCEVLSTDEGESSDEEDGSDIEEMGKNIENMLANKKTSMQLTLEREEQERQELRKMLYGSDDKKSSKDKKKEEEDFVNNYSNNQTGRVLKIYRTFRDAEGKEYTRMEVVRKQAVIDAYVKIRTTKDEGFIKQFAVLDDAQKEEMKREKRRIQEQLRRIKRNQEKEKSGLGGMHNTSPLRKIPTGLQTVKRLHDSSKHSHQMHDEVAASAVPIQRRRPTKIKPDLKVKCGACGATGHMRTNRACPQYQLNAPPPPVNVALTQEQENEIQKQMNNEVEDLVNVDGTKLTISGKLIKHHEDIKRRSLLLKVPKDALTRKRRKNTNELHCDYLKKHQKPANRRRTDPLVVLSTYFEAILNEIRNLPDVQPFLFPVNVKNVPDYHNIVDRPMDLQTMRENIRQKRYATREDFISDLNQIVQNSTLYNGAMSSLTLAAKRMLDVCVERLKEKEDKMMKLEKEINPLLNDDHQVRLSFILETILNKLKKMSESWPFIKPVDKKQVVDYYDIVKRPMDLETISKKVKAHKYHSRYEFLADIELIFNNCFVYNGRDSSFTERAEVVWKAAQTSLEEYDAQAHLTTLEQQIKKVQEKAEIDSLSSSWYAGDEDQTQESLSSSPTYVGMKTELMDSSEMEIDSKEFVKAETKQILAEDLHCSSEDDEADDDMMEEVKGEYDDLTAIDYNQTQVAAAEAMMQLGNFAFYSDGQKNSEYPDSLTATETYSGDVVDTRITENKTFDDDFLMCKEEMQDKRQYQELMSGVPEESGGVHDDLEISDSDDEMKEKNIDIPDKIVQSNVDNEDDDPDGLWF